The stretch of DNA TCGATCCCGCACACGGTGCGGTCCGTGAACGCCTTGCGGTCGGTCTCGACCGCCTCGCTGTGCGCCACCGGGTCGTACGCCGCCAGCACCTTGCCCAGAGCCGTGCAGTGCAGCGGCTGCATCGCCCCGATCTCCAGCACCTGCCGGCTGTCGTCCGGGCGGAAGACGTGGTGCACGATCAGCACGCCGTGCTGGTGCAGTACGCCCAGGTACACGCTCTCCCCGCTGGACCGGGCCAGGTCGTCCGTCCACACCAGCGCGCGGGCCCGCAGTTCGTGGACGTCGAGGTAGGTGGTGCCCAGGCGCAGCAGCTCCGCGCCCAACTGGTACCGGCCGGAGGCCTCGTCCTGTTCGACGAAGCCCTCGTGCTGGAGGGTGCGCAGGATGCCGTGGGCGGTGCCCTTGGCGAGGCCCAGTGAGGAGGCGATGTCCGACAGGCCCAGCCGCCGCTCACCGCCCGCCAGCAACCGCAGCATCGCGGCCGCCCGCTCGAGCGACTGGATGTTCCGTGCCATCGCCGTCTTGCCTCCGTCCCCTTCGACCGCCGGCGGACGACTCTCGTCGTGGCGCCCGTTCGGCAATGCCGAACACTACCGGTCCGTGCCGATCCCCCGCCAATGGTCGGCCGTCGCCTGTCGCGCGACCCCGCCACCCGGGGTGTTCCGACCGTCATCCTCGTCCGCTTGGTGGACGCCGTGACCGTCAGGGGCCGGTCCCGGCTACCCTGGCGGCGTGCGCCTCGCCCGGGCAGCGCTGTGCTCGCTCCCGGGAACGCGCAAAGCCGACAGCCGTCGCACCCCAAGGGAGCCCCTTCATGGCCGCGTTGCCGCCGACCCCTTCCGCCGACAGCCGGACCCGTGCGTCCGCCCTGCGTGAGGCACTCGCCGCCCGTGTGGTGGTCGCCGACGGAGCGATGGGCACCATGCTTCAGGCCCAGGAGCCCTCGCTGGACGACTTCCAGCAGCTGGAGGGCTGCAACGAGGTCCTGAACGTCACCCGCCCCGACATCGTCCGTTCGGTCCACTCCGCCTACTTCGAGGCCGGCGTGGACTGCGTGGAGACCAACACGTTCGGGGCCAACCTGACCGCCCTGGGCGAGTACGACATCGCCGAGCGGGTCGCCGAGCTGTCCGAGGCGGGCGCCCGTATCGCCCGTGAGGCGGCGGACGTGTTCACCGCCGCGGACGGCCGCCCCCGCTGGGTGCTGGGCTCCATGGGCCCGGGTACGAAGCTGCCGACGCTCGGCCACACCACCTTCGCCGCCATCCGCGACGCCTACCGGCAGAACGCCGAGGGCCTGCTCGCCGGAGGCGCGGACGCGCTGCTGGTGGAGACCACCCAGGACCTGCTCCAGACCAAGGCCTCCGTCATCGCGGCCCGCCGCGCGATGGAGACCGCCGGGTACGAGGTCCCGCTGATTGTGTCGGTGACGGTGGAGACGACCGGCACCATGCTGCTGGGCTCGGAGATCGGCGCCGCGCTGACGGCGCTGGAGCCGCTGGGCGTCGACATGATCGGCCTGAACTGCGCCACCGGCCCCGCCGAGATGAGCGAGCACCTGCGCTACCTGTCCCGGCACGCGCGCGTCCCGCTGTCGTGCATGCCGAACGCCGGTCTCCCCGTGCTGACCAAGGACGGCGCGCACTACCCGCTGACGGCGCCGGAGCTGGCCGACGCGCAGGGCCACTTCGTCCGCGACTACGGACTGTCCCTGGTGGGCGGCTGCTGCGGCACCACGCCGGAGCACCTGCGCCAGGTGGTCGAGCGGGTGCGGGACCTGTCCCCGGTGGAGCGCAGCCCGCGCCCGGAGCCGGGCGCGGCCTCCCTGTACCAGACCGTGCCCTTCCGCCAGGACACGTCCTACCTGGCGATCGGCGAGCGGACGAACGCCAACGGGTCGAAGAAGTTCCGTGAGGCCATGCTCGAGGGCCGCTGGGACGACTGCGTGGAGCTGGCGCGCGAGCAGATCCGCGAGGGCGCGCACATGCTGGACCTGTGCGTGGACTACGTCGGCCGGGACGGGGTCGCGGACATGCGGGAGCTGGCGGGCCGGTTCGCCACGGCCTCGACGCTGCCGATCGTGCTGGACTCCACCGAGGTGGACGTGATCCGGGCCGGGCTGGAGCAGCTGGGCGGCCGCGCGGTGATCAACTCGGTGAACTACGAGGACGGCGACGGACCCGAGTCGCGGTTCGCGCGGGTGACGGCCCTGGCGCGGGAGCACGGGGCGGCGCTGATCGCGCTGACCATCGACGAGGAGGGCCAGGCCCGTACCGCCGAGAAGAAGGTGGAGATCGCCGAGCGGCTGATCGCGGACCTGACCGGCAACTGGGGCATCCGTGAGGAGGACATCCTCGTCGACTGCCTGACCTTCACCATCTGCACCGGCCAGGAGGAGTCCCGGGGCGACGGTGTGGCCACCATCGAGGGCATCCGGGAGCTGAAGCGGCGGCACCCGGAGGTGCAGACCACGCTGGGCCTGTCGAACATCTCCTTCGGTCTGAACCCGGCCGCCCGGATCCTGCTGAACAGCGTGTTCCTGGACGAGTGCGTCAAGGCGGGCCTGGACTCGGCGATCGTGCACGCCAGCAAGATCCTGCCGATCGCCCGCTTCGACGAGGAGCAGGTCACCACCGCGCTCGACCTGATCCACGACCGCCGCCGCGAGGGCTACGACCCGCTGCAGAAGCTCATGCAGCTGTTCGAGGGCGCCACGGCGAAGTCGCTGAAGGCCGGCAAGGCCGAGGAACTGGCCGCGCTGCCGCTGGAGGAGCGCCTGAAGCGGCGGATCATCGACGGCGAGAAGAACGGCCTGGAGCAGGACCTGGACGAGGCCCTGGAGACGCGCAAGGCCCTGGACATCGTCAACGACACCCTGCTGGACGGCATGAAGGTGGTCGGTGAGCTGTTCGGCTCGGGGCAGATGCAGCTGCCGTTCGTGCTCCAGTCGGCCGAGGTGATGAAGAACGCGGTCGCCCACCTGGAGCCGCACATGGAGAAGACCGACGAGGCGGGCAAGGGCACGATCGTGCTGGCGACCGTACGCGGTGACGTGCACGACATCGGCAAGAACCTCGTCGACATCATCCTGTCCAACAACGGCTACAACGTGGTCAACCTGGGCATCAAGCAGCCGGTCTCGGCGATCCTGGAGGCGGCCGAGGAGCACCGGGCCGACGTGATCGGCATGTCCGGGCTGCTGGTGAAGTCCACGGTGATCATGAAGGAGAACCTGGAGGAGCTCAACGCCCGCGGCCTGGCGACCGGCTACCCGGTCATCCTCGGCGGCGCCGCCCTGACCCGCGCCTATGTCGAACAGGACCTGCACGAGCTGTACGACGGGGAGGTCCGCTACGCCCGCGACGCGTTCGAGGGCCTGCGCCTGATGGACGCCCTGATCGGGGTCAAGCGGGGCGTGCCCGGGGCGAAGCTGCCCGAACTCCGGCAGCGCCGGGTGCGGGCCGCCACGGCCCAGGCGGTCGAGGAGCAGCGGCCGGAGGAGGGGCACGTCCGCTCCGACGTGGCCACCGACAACCCGGTGCCCGAGCCGCCGTTCTGGGGCACGCGGGTGATCAAGGGCATCCAGCTCAAGGAGTACGCGTCCTGGCTGGACGAGGGCGCCCTGTTCAAGGGCCAGTGGGGGCTCAAGCAGGCCCGCACCGGCTCCGGGCCCACCTACGAGGAACTCGTCGAGAGCGAGGGCCGGCCCCGGCTGCGCGGCCTGCTGGAGAGGCTCCAGACGGACGGCCTGCTGGAGGCCGCCGTGGTCCACGGCTACTTCCCCTGCGTGTCCAAGGACGATGACCTGATCATCCTGGACGACCAGGGCAACGAGCGCACCCGCTTCACCTTCCCCCGCCAGCGCCGTGGCCGCCGGCTGTGCCTGGCGGACTTCTTCCGCCCGGAGGAGTCGGGGGAGAGGGACGTGGTCGGCTTCCAGGTCGTCACCGTCGGCTCCAGGATCGGCGAGGAGACCGCCCGGCTGTTCGCCGCCGACTCCTACCGCGACTATCTGGAGCTGCACGGGCTGTCCGTGCAGCTGGCCGAGGCCCTCGCCGAGTACTGGCACGCCCGGGTGCGCGCGGAGCTGGGCTTCGCCGATGAGGACCCCGCCGACATCGAGGACATGTTCGCCCTGAAGTACCGGGGTGCCCGGTTCTCGCTCGGCTACGGTGCCTGCCCCGACCTGGAGGACCGTGCCAAGATCGCCGACCTCCTCCGCCCCGAGCGGATCGGCGTCCACCTGTCCGAGGAGTTCCAGCTCCATCCCGAACAGTCCACCGACGCCATCGTGATCCACCACCCGGAGGCCAAGTACTTCAACGCCCGCTGACCCGGGGTTTCCCCTGGTCACCGGCGCGGTCGAGAGGTCCTGCGGGACGGTGCGGAGGGCAGCGGACCGCGGACCGGCCGTCCTCGCGCGCCACCCTGGTGCCGTCGTGCGCCGATGCTGTTGCGGGCGGTTCGTGCGGGCATTTCGGTTGTGGGCGTCGTACAATTGTCGGTCCATCGCAGGCCGGTTCCCCGTGTGGGAACCGGCCTGATCGTCCCTCAAGGAGGTATGCGCGGATGACCAGCACGGTACCGGCGCTCGGAACCCGTACGGCCGAAGGCTCAGCCTTGCAGGCCGTGCTCCTGGACATGGACGGAACCCTGGTGGACACCGAGGGCTTCTGGTGGGACGTCGAGGTGGAGGTGTTCGCCGCCCTCGGACACAGGCTCGACGACTCCTGGAGACACGTCGTCGTCGGTGGTCCCATGACCCGCAGCGCGGGCTTCCTCATCGAGGCCACCGGCGCCGCCGTCACCCTCGCCGAGGTCACCACCCTGCTGAACGAGGGCTTCGAGGCCCGTATCGACGGCGCGCTGCCCCTG from Streptomyces sp. 6-11-2 encodes:
- a CDS encoding IclR family transcriptional regulator, which gives rise to MARNIQSLERAAAMLRLLAGGERRLGLSDIASSLGLAKGTAHGILRTLQHEGFVEQDEASGRYQLGAELLRLGTTYLDVHELRARALVWTDDLARSSGESVYLGVLHQHGVLIVHHVFRPDDSRQVLEIGAMQPLHCTALGKVLAAYDPVAHSEAVETDRKAFTDRTVCGIDDFEHILDLTRARGYAADVEETWEGVASIAAPIHDRRRMPVGAVGITGAVERVCREGELRHELVAAVRDCARAVSRDLGAGRF
- the metH gene encoding methionine synthase; translation: MAALPPTPSADSRTRASALREALAARVVVADGAMGTMLQAQEPSLDDFQQLEGCNEVLNVTRPDIVRSVHSAYFEAGVDCVETNTFGANLTALGEYDIAERVAELSEAGARIAREAADVFTAADGRPRWVLGSMGPGTKLPTLGHTTFAAIRDAYRQNAEGLLAGGADALLVETTQDLLQTKASVIAARRAMETAGYEVPLIVSVTVETTGTMLLGSEIGAALTALEPLGVDMIGLNCATGPAEMSEHLRYLSRHARVPLSCMPNAGLPVLTKDGAHYPLTAPELADAQGHFVRDYGLSLVGGCCGTTPEHLRQVVERVRDLSPVERSPRPEPGAASLYQTVPFRQDTSYLAIGERTNANGSKKFREAMLEGRWDDCVELAREQIREGAHMLDLCVDYVGRDGVADMRELAGRFATASTLPIVLDSTEVDVIRAGLEQLGGRAVINSVNYEDGDGPESRFARVTALAREHGAALIALTIDEEGQARTAEKKVEIAERLIADLTGNWGIREEDILVDCLTFTICTGQEESRGDGVATIEGIRELKRRHPEVQTTLGLSNISFGLNPAARILLNSVFLDECVKAGLDSAIVHASKILPIARFDEEQVTTALDLIHDRRREGYDPLQKLMQLFEGATAKSLKAGKAEELAALPLEERLKRRIIDGEKNGLEQDLDEALETRKALDIVNDTLLDGMKVVGELFGSGQMQLPFVLQSAEVMKNAVAHLEPHMEKTDEAGKGTIVLATVRGDVHDIGKNLVDIILSNNGYNVVNLGIKQPVSAILEAAEEHRADVIGMSGLLVKSTVIMKENLEELNARGLATGYPVILGGAALTRAYVEQDLHELYDGEVRYARDAFEGLRLMDALIGVKRGVPGAKLPELRQRRVRAATAQAVEEQRPEEGHVRSDVATDNPVPEPPFWGTRVIKGIQLKEYASWLDEGALFKGQWGLKQARTGSGPTYEELVESEGRPRLRGLLERLQTDGLLEAAVVHGYFPCVSKDDDLIILDDQGNERTRFTFPRQRRGRRLCLADFFRPEESGERDVVGFQVVTVGSRIGEETARLFAADSYRDYLELHGLSVQLAEALAEYWHARVRAELGFADEDPADIEDMFALKYRGARFSLGYGACPDLEDRAKIADLLRPERIGVHLSEEFQLHPEQSTDAIVIHHPEAKYFNAR